The following coding sequences are from one Musa acuminata AAA Group cultivar baxijiao chromosome BXJ2-4, Cavendish_Baxijiao_AAA, whole genome shotgun sequence window:
- the LOC103982362 gene encoding cadmium/zinc-transporting ATPase HMA2, with amino-acid sequence MADAMEARPPSAVQKTTFTVLGICCSSEIKLIDRILNHLEGIENVSVNVLAKTATVVHDPAKAPASRIVSALNGAHLNAGIKESGRVQIESRPWPSKSVVASGALLLVALCSYVFPPLIWIAVLSVTVGVLDMLRRAVAALRRCVLDINVLMVTAVFGAIGLGDYLEAASIVFLFTLAEWLEAKSTNKARVSLESLLNLAPQTAVIAETGETVHVKDIMINTIVSVKAGELVPVDGAVVAGASTVDESSLTGEFMPVDKEIGSNVWSGTTVLTGFIKVVTMAAAEDSAVARMVKLVEDAQNRRSNMEEFIEQFAKYYTPGVFLVAAGTAIIPWILGVHPLRQWIYLALVLLVIACPCALVISTPVAKACGLSAAAKMGLIFKGGNYLEALAKVKAMAFDKTGTLTEGAFEVVEVQCWEPNANIRQFLHWISSLENMSSHPMARALVEYARVRGVRPSSDVRNFNLIPGGIAGFVDDCYVKIGNAEVALSNGWLRENELRDNEAGITISYVGMVDRCIGYFCLGDQLREEAARAVQELKKQQIHVIVLTGDSKAAAEHVQKQIGENVQVEAGLSPEGKMKKIAELKETWGLTAMVGDGINDAPALTESDVGVAMGISGSALATETANVALMSNDLRRIPEAVELARSSLRKIYENVAMSLAVKLLFFGLAFGGLPSLWAAVVADMGTCLLVIFNSMHLLHKYGGRESSTCSNQVPQEQSINVDEFSEPLLSSERRDQDEEAPCLCCKGRSSQRER; translated from the exons ATGGCAGATGCTATGGAGGCGAGGCCTCCTTCAGCCGTGCAGAAAACCACGTTCACCGTCTTGGGTATTTGTTGTTCTTCGGAGATCAAGCTGATCGATCGCATTCTGAACCATCTTGAAGGCATCGAGAACGTATCCGTCAACGTACTGGCCAAGACAGCCACCGTTGTCCACGATCCGGCAAAAGCTCCGGCTTCTCGAATAG TGAGTGCGCTGAATGGGGCTCATCTGAACGCTGGAATCAAGGAGTCCGGGAGAGTGCAGATCGAGAGTCGACCATGGCCGAGTAAGAGCGTCGTCGCCTCCGGAGCGCTGCTGCTCGTGGCCTTGTGCAGCTACGTCTTCCCACCGTTGATATGGATCGCCGTGCTATCAGTTACTGTCGGAGTCCTCGACATGCTGCGGCGCGCCGTGGCGGCTCTACGGCGGTGTGTGCTTGATATTAATGTGCTCATGGTGACTGCAG tGTTTGGAGCAATTGGGCTTGGGGATTACCTTGAGGCAGCTTCCATAGTCTTCCTCTTCACCTTAGCAGAGTGGCTGGAAGCCAAGTCTACCAACAAG GCTCGGGTTTCACTGGAATCGTTGCTGAACTTGGCACCCCAAACTGCAGTCATTGCAGAGACTGGAGAAACCGTGCACGTCAAGGACATCATGATCAACACAATTGTCTCGGTGAAAGCAGGAGAGCTTGTGCCAGTTGACGGTGCGGTGGTGGCTGGAGCAAGCACGGTTGATGAATCCAGTTTGACGGGAGAGTTCATGCCGGTCGATAAAGAGATTGGCTCGAATGTATGGTCTGGAACGACGGTTCTCACTG GGTTCATCAAGGTGGTGACGATGGCAGCAGCAGAGGATTCTGCTGTTGCGAGGATGGTTAAGCTTGTAGAAGATGCACAGAACCGGCGTTCAAACATGGAGGAGTTCATAGAACAGTTTGCAAAGTACTATACTCCAG GTGTTTTCTTGGTAGCAGCTGGAACTGCAATCATACCATGGATTTTAGGTGTTCATCCTCTCCGTCAATGGATCTATCTGGCCTTGGTGTTGCTTGTGATCGCATGCCCATGCGCTTTGGTGATCTCAACCCCAGTAGCCAAAGCATgtggcctttctgcagctgccaaGATGGGTCTCATCTTCAAAGGTGGGAATTACTTGGAAGCCTTGGCAAAGGTGAAAGCCATGGCGTTCGACAAAACAGGAACACTTACAGAAGGAGCATTTGAAGTGGTGGAAGTGCAGTGTTGggagccgaacgcaaacatcagaCAGTTCTTGCACTG GATTTCAAGCTTGGAGAACATGTCCAGCCACCCGATGGCAAGAGCTCTGGTAGAGTATGCTAGAGTGCGTGGTGTCAGACCTAGCAGTGATGTCAGAAACTTCAACTTGATCCCGGGAGGAATTGCTGGATTTGTAGATGATTGCTATGTTAAGATTGGAAATGCAGAAGTAGCCCTCAGCAATGGCTGGCTGAGAGAAA ATGAGCTTCGTGACAATGAAGCAGGTATAACCATCAGCTACGTCGGCATGGTGGATCGGTGCATTGGATACTTCTGCCTCGGAGACCAACTCCGTGAAGAAGCTGCACGAGCTGTTCAGGAACTAAAG AAACAACAGATTCATGTCATTGTTCTGACTGGTGATTCAAAGGCAGCTGCAGAACATGTCCAGAAACAG ATTGGGGAGAATGTGCAGGTGGAAGCAGGTCTGTCACCTGAAGGGAAGATGAAGAAGATTGCGGAACTCAAGGAGACATGGGGTTTGACTGCAATGGTCGGGGATGGGATCAACGACGCACCGGCACTCACGGAAAGCGACGTGGGAGTCGCCATGGGGATTTCGGGCTCAGCATTGGCAACAGAAACTGCCAATGTCGCACTCATGTCGAATGACCTCCGAAGGATACCAGAAGCTGTGGAACTTGCGAGATCTTCTCTCAGGAAGATCTACGAAAACGTGGCCATGTCCTTGGCCGTGAAGCTCCTGTTCTTCGGCCTGGCGTTCGGAGGACTCCCGTCTCTCTGGGCCGCCGTAGTGGCTGACATGGGCACATGTCTTCTTGTCATCTTCAACAGCATGCACCTCCTGCACAAGTATGGTGGGAGAGAAAGCAGCACTTGTTCAAACCAAGTCCCACAGGAACAGAGTATCAACGTTGATGAGTTCAGTGAACCTCTGTTGTCATCGGAGAGAAGGGATCAAGATGAAGAGGCTCCATGTCTGTGTTGCAAGGGCCGCAGTAGtcagagagagagatga